The Candidatus Polarisedimenticolia bacterium genome contains the following window.
GGTATCGCGGCGTTCCCGCGCGCGCGGAGCTGGTCCGGAACTTGCACTCGACAGGGAGGACACTGCGACGAATGGATCGGGAAGGGCAGCCATGAGATGGATCCTGCAGGATGGGAGAGTCGGCCTGCGGATGCTGCTGAAGAAGCCCGGATTCACGGCGCTGGCGATCGTGACCCTGGCCCTGGGCATCGGCGCCAATACGGCCATCTTCAGCGTCGTCGACGCCGTCCTGTTGCGGCCCCTGCCGTTCCCGGAGCCGGAGCGTCTCGTCACGCTCTGGGAACGCAATCCGAAGCAGGGATACGAAGAGAACGTCGCCTCGCCGCCGAACTTCGTCGAGTGGCGGCGGCAGAGCAGGGCGTTCGAGCGCCTCTCGGCGTTCACGTTCGACGCGCGATTCAACCTCTCGGGCGACGAGCGGCCCGAGCCGGTCCAGGGGACCCGGGTCTCGGCGGATCTCTTCGCGACGCTCGGCGTCGATCCCGTCCAGGGCCGTCTCTTCCTGACGCAGGAGGAAGAGCCTGGCCGGGATCAGGTGGTCCTCCTCGGGTACGGCCTGTGGAGCCGACGATTCGGCGGCGATCCAGGAATCGTCGGCCGGCCGATCACCGTCGACAGCCGCAGCCTAACGGTCGTAGGCGTGATGCCGCGCGGTTTCGATTTTCCGGGAGGCACCGGCGTCGTGCTCGACGCTTTCAGCAATCCGCCGGCCGAGCTGTGGATCCCGCTGGCGCTGGATCCGAAAGACCTCGCGCAACGCTCCAATCACTGGCTGCAGGTGATCGGCCGTCTCAGGCCGGGCGTCACGATCGAGCAGGCCGGCGCCGAGATGGACGCCATCGAGCGGGGCATCGAGGAGCGCAATCCCAAGGACTACGTCGGCTCGGGCGTCAAGCTCGTGCCCTTGTACGCTCAAGTCGTCGGCAGCGTGCGGCCGGCGTTGCTGATCCTCCTGGGAGCCGTGGGCTTCGTCCTCCTGATGGCCTGCGGCAACGTGGCGAACCTCTTGCTGGTGCGCGCCACGGCGCGGCAGCGCGAGATGTCGATCCGCGCCGCGCTGGGCGCCAGCCGCCCGGCCCTTGTCCGGCAGTTGCTGGTCGAGAGCCTTCTGCTGTCCGCGTGCGGCGGCGCGTCGGGGGCGCTCCTGGCTCTCTGGGGCCTGGACGCGCTGGCCGCGATGATCCCGCAGAGCATCCCGCGATCGGGGGGCATCGGCGTCGACGGCCGCGTGCTCGGCTTTACGCTGATCATCTCGATCCTGGCCGCGCTGCTCTTCGGGCTCGCTCCGGCGCTGCACGCCTCGCGCGGCAACCTGACCGAAGCGCTCCAGGAGGGCTCGCGAGGCTCCGCGGGCGGGCTGCACCGCAACCGCCTGCGCAACGGGCTGGTGGTCTCCGAGATCGCGCTGGCGCTCGTGCTCCTGATCGGCGCGACGCTCATGATCCAGAGCTTCGTCCGCCTGCGGCGCGTGAGCCCCGGATTCGACCCCCGAAACGTGCTGACGATGGAGCTCTCGCTGCCCCGGGTCCGGTACCCGCGGGCCGCGGAACGCGGCGCCTTCGTGCAGAGGCTCGTGGAGGACGTCACGAAACTGCCCGGCGTGGAGTCGGCGGGAGTCGTCACGCACTTGCCCCTGGCCGGAGGCAGCATGAACTACGCGTTGACGGTGGAGGGCTACGCGTCGCCCGATCCGGCGAAGGCGCTCTCGGCGGAATACCGTGCCGTCAGCCCGGGCTATTTCGCGGCCATGGGCATCCGGCTCATGCGAGGCCGGCCCTTCACCGACCGGGACACGGCGGCGGCTCCGCACGTCCTGATCGTCAACGAGACCGTGGCGCGCCGCTATTTCGGCGGCCAGGATGCGCTCGGCCGGAAGCTGACGCTGGGGTTCGACGGCTGGACGGGCGAGATCGTCGGGGTGATCAGGGACGTGCGGCACACGGCGCTGGATGCCGGGGTCCTGGACGAGGTCTATGGTCCATACGCCCAGACCCCCTTCTGGCCGTTCATGAGCCTGGCGCTCCGGACGAGAGTCGATCCGCTGACCCTGGCCGCAGCGGTGCGGCAGCGCGTGCTGGCGATCGACCGCGACCAGGCCGTCGCCCGCGTGCGGACCATGGACCGGGTGCTCGCCGAGTCCGTCGCCCAGCCGGATTTCCGCATGCGCCTGCTCTCATTGTTCGGACTGCTGGCGCTGGTGCTGGCGACCGTGGGCGTCTATGGCGTGATGTCCTACACGGTCACCGAGCGCATGCGTGAGATCGGCGTGCGCATGGCACTGGGAGCGCAGCGGCACGACGTGCTGCGGCTGGTCCTGGAGCAAGGGATGCGCCTGACCCTGGCCGGCGTGGCGGCGGGTCTGGCCGGGGCTTTCGTGCTCGCGCGGGTGCTGCAGGGCCTTCTCTTCGGCACGAGCGCCACGGACGTGAAGACCTTCACCTGCGTCGCGCTGGGGCTGGCGGCCGTCGCGCTGGCGGCCTGCTGGCTCCCTGCACGGCGGGCGACCCGAGTCGATCCGGCGGTGGCGCTGCGTTATGAATAGCTCTCACATCTAGTCGACGGTTTATGTCCGCACGGACTTTAGCGCCGCGCTGTGCCGCAGAAGCTGCGGCGACCCTGGACGATGGAGGTCAGAAGATTTGGACGGCGGGCCGCTGTCAACGGCCCGCCGTTTCGAGCGGAATGTGTGTCTGGCGTGGGACTGCGAGGGAACCGAGGCCGTCGGCGGTGTACCCGGCGATCTTGCCGTCGTTGTTGATATCCGCCGCGATCGTGAGGACCGGTGCGCCTGGCGCCAGGTCATTGAGTTTCTGGACCGGGGCCGTGGGAGTCTGCCAGATCACCGCCCGACGGCCGACGCCGGCGATCGTCACGCGTCCTACGATCTGATTGTCGTCGTTGATGCCCGGCGCCAGGCTGCGAACCGTGTCCGGCATTTGCGGCATTTCATCCAGCTTCTTGATGCCGCCTTCCTTGGTCCAGCCGCCGCACGGTGCGGCACAATCAGATATATGTGAACAGAGGTGGAAAGCCGATCACGACGATCGCCGCCCACACAAGATAGACCGGCAGGTAATCCGTCTGCCACCGTTCCAGACCCGAGAACGAACCGCGCCCGCGCAGAAAGCGAATGTATAGCAGGGCGGACCACGCCAGATTGACCAGGAGAACCACGTTTTCGCCCAGGGCGGCCACACGGTTAGGGCTGAACCCGAATTCGGAGATTCGCGCGATGATGGCCCACAGCGCGACCGCGTCGGCCAGGAGCGCGCTGATCACCAACACGACCTGCATCACGTCAAAGGCGCCGGGAGGCAACCGGGGGTCGCGGGCCGACAGGGAATAGAGCAGCAGGCCCAAGACCACCACCAGGAGCAGGTCGAACGCGATCAGCACGTTGCGCTCGATGTCGACTCCGCGTCCGGTCCACAAGACGGTGCCCAGAAACGCGATCAGGAGGGCGGCGAAGAGCGGCGTGAAGAGGCGCGTCAACACCGGCGCCATGTTCTCGATCACGTTCTGCTTGGCCTCCACCAGCCAGGAGCCGATCATGACCGCCCCTGCCGCGCCACACGGCAGCAGCCACGACTGCAAGAAGGGCTCGACGTCGATCCCGATCGCCTGGAAGGTCATCGCCATGAGTCCCGTGAGGACGCCGCCGCCGAGGGCGATCAGCACATAGTAGATGAAGAGCTCGCCCGAGAATCGAATGAAGTCCATGCGGCCGTCCACCTGCCGCCACCGGCCGCCCGCGTACCCGGTGCCCACGACCAGCCAGAGGGCGATCGGCAGGTGCAGCGCCGTCAGCCTCTCCGTGTAGCCGACGGGGGCGAACGGATAGACATTGGCGAAGACCCCCGCCGCGACGAACGCGATGGAGAGCCAGCGGAGTGTTCGGGTGTCGAGCCGCCGTTTCCAGACGAAATAGCCGGCCAGGAGGGGCAGCACGAAGAGACTCGCATTGCGGGCGTAGAAGCCGGCGTCCTGGTTCAATTGGATCCCGAAGAGCGCCGGCACTTTGACGAGCACGGCCGCCGCCACCGCAAGACAGAAGGCGACGATGGCCTCCGTTCGAGCCTGCGCTCCCCGCTCCCCGGAATCGGAGGGAACGACGACGAGCTGCTTCCAGAGACGCTCCGCGTGCTCGCGCGCGAACTCCCGTGAGAGCGCGTCGAGGTTGCCCATGCGCTTCACCGCCACCAGGAACGCTTCATCGGTGGCGAGCCCCGCGTCGACCAGGACAGCCACCTGCTCGCGCAGATGGTCTTCCAGCTCCGCGACGTCGACGGAGTGAATCGCCTGCCGGCGGCGGAGGTAGCTCCGCCATTGGTCGATCTGCTCCTCAAGCGATACCGCGTCAGGTGAAGCCTGCATTCTTCAGGCTCCCTGTGGAAGCGGCGCGGCTGACGTCGGGTGACCGGCCGGGACGGAAAGGGAGAGCGCCCGCCAGATTCCACGCAGCGTCGCGTCCACCGCCTGCCACTGCCGGCGTTCCTCGGCGAGCTGAGACCGGCCCCCGGCGGTGATCCGATAGTACTTGCGACGTCGGCCGCTCTCCGCAACTTTCCACCGCGCCTCGACGTGGCCGAGCCGCTCGAGCCGATGCAGAACGGGGTAGAGCATCCCGTCCGTCCACTCCATGCGTCCTCCGGACAACTCCCGGACCCGCTTGAGGATGGCATAGCCGTAGCTGTCCCCTTCGGCCAGGATGGCCAGGACAATCGGGGTCGAGGACGCGGCGATCAGGTCCTTGTTGAACTCCATGCTTTCGCTCGCCGCGTCGCGCTCATGAGATCGAATCCTCGTGTGCATAGCGGCACTATACATTGCAGTGCTAGGTATGTCAACGTCGCACGAGGGGGAGCCCGCCGGCAGAAATGAAACAACCCCTCTAGACAAAAAAGTGGCGACCGGTGCAGAATGCCCCCATCAGAGTGGCATCACTAGCCCGGCTTCTTTGGGGAGCGTTTCATGGACTGCAACGCGAACCTGACGCGTCTGCTTTGCCCACAGCCCGCTCGTCCGCACTTCACGCACGTCCGTCCCAAGGAGGGAACGCGATGAGCCTCTTTTCGCTCTTTTCGCACCGGAACACCGTCCCGTCGTGGAAGCTCTGGCCGATGCTGGCCATATCGCTCGCTTTCGCGGGCTGCGCGCTCTCCGACGCCGACATGGGGAAGGTGAAGAAGCAGCAGCCGGACGAGCCGCGCAAGGTCGGCAGCGGCAGGTCGTTCGTCGGCCAGACGGAGATTACCCTGGCGCCGATCCCGGCAGCCGCCCCCGGGTGGTTTTCAGAGGCCGCCGCGAGCGGACAAGATGACTGGGAGCCCGCGATAGCGGTCGATCCCGGCAACGCCAGCCTCGTCTACCAGCTGATCACCCGCTACACTGGCCCGAAACCGTGCGGCAACTGCAAGCTGCCGTCGATCATCCTGAGACGATCGATCAACGGCGGTGCCACCTGGCTGCCGGATCAGTGGTTGAAGCAGACGACCAAGGCGCAATACGATCCGCAGATCAAGGTAGACATCGGCGGCAACGTCCACGCCGCCTTCCTGAACGGCACCACCCCCGGCACGACCTACGTGAAGTCCACCGACCACGGAGTCACCTGGTCGGCCGGCATCGACTGGTCGGGCCAGGGTCGAAAGCCGCAGTGGAACGATCACCCGTGGCTCGGCGTGTCCCGCGACGGCATGCACGTCTACATCGGCTTCAACTCGTCCGATTCCTACGCCGTCGTGTCGCACAACGGCGGCCAGACCTTCTCGACGCCCGTCAAGATGAACACCGACAGTCGGTACTACTTCCACCAGGGGGTGGCGATCAGCCCGACGAACGGGAACGTCGCCTACATCGCCACGAGCGACTTCAGCAGCGGCAACACTTACAACGGCGATGCCTTCGTCCGGGTGTGGAAGACGACGAACGGCGGGACGTCATGGGGGACCGCTACGCTCATCGACACCTCGCGCGACGTGCCGCCCTGCCCCTGGGCGGCCGGCTGCTACACGGGCTTCCTCGGCTCGACGCCGAACATGGCGATCGACAGCGCCGGAAAGCTGCTCATCGCCTACCACGTCAACAGCACGCCCGGAGTCCCGGAGCAGATGTACATCCGCACCTCCACCGACGGCGTGGCCTGGACGCCGCGGCTGCAGATCTCCGTGGCCTCGGCGACTGTGCACAATGCCTTCCCATCGGTCGCGGCGCATCCGACCACTGCCGGCGACTTCCGGGTGACGTGGCAGGACGACCGGCTGCAGAGCCAGACCGGATGGAACACCTGGTACAAGCGGACGACCAACGGCGGCACCTCCTGGAGCGTCGATATCCGGGCGTCGGATCTCGGGAGCGGCGCGCCCTACAAGACGGCGAACGGCTACGCCTTCCCCTACGGCGACTATCAGGATCTGGGGGTCGGTCCGGACGGCATGAACCAGCTCACCTGGGGCGAGGGGGCCTCGTACACCGGACCCGGCGGCTGCTGGCACGCGCGCGGGCAGTAGCCACGGGCCTGGTCGTCGATTTCCACGGCGCGGGAATAAGGGCGTCCGTCGCGGCCCTCCTGGCATGCGTTCCCCTGCTTCTCGGGGCGCATCTCGGAAGGGACGCGGCGGACGACCCCTTTCCCGTGTCCGACGAGTCCGAGGAGGTGCGCGACTTCTCGTGGCGGCTTCAGCGTTCAGGGGGGCAGCCGCCCCTTGAGGTCCTTCGCCTGGAACGGCCACGGCGCTCGAGCCGGGCGATCCCCCCGCTCACGAGGCCCGGCCGCTACTCGACCTTCCTGAACACGATCGTCTCCGGCACGGCGACCTCCACTCCGGTCACCGCACCGTCCTGCACGACGAAGTGGTACGTCCGGTCGGAGTCCTCTTCGAAGAAATCGGTCTCCGATTCCGGCATCAGGTCCCGTAATAGTCCCTGGGTCTTCGCCTGGAGCCGGCCGGCGGGACCGAGGACGCCAATCGCGAGCCTGTCCTCCTCAAGCCGGTAGACGCCTGCGAAGCGCTTCACCTTCGCGGCGTCGAGCTTCACGCCCTTGCGTGGCGGAGGGACCAGCGCCGCGTCGTACATTCCCGCCACCCTCCGCGCGATGTAGGAGGGCGTCGCGCCCGCCATGTTGCACAACACCGCCACCGTCAGCCGATCGTCGGGATAGCGCCCGATGTACGTCTGGAACCCCTGCCAGGAGCCGCTGTGATCGATCAGCCGGTGTCCGTTCGCGGCCCGGTGGATCCCCCAGCCGAATCCGTACGGCTCGCTGCTGCCGTCGTTGAGCCTCACCGGCGACCACATCGCGTCGTAGCTCGACCGGCTCACGATCTTCCCCGCTTCCAGCGCCTCGTCCCATTTCGCCAGGTCCAGGACGGTGAAATACAGGCTGCCGTCGGCGGTCGTGTTCAGCGAGGGGGCCACCCACTCCTGGTTCTTGATCTCGTCGTCGACGATGCGGTATCCGGCCGCGCGGTCGGGGACGATGTCCGACTCGCTGATGATCCGCGTCCGTGTCATCCCCAGCGGGCGGAACACGCGCTCCGCCAGCAGGTCGCCGTAGAACTTGCCGCTCACCTTGTGGATCAGGACGCCCAGCGTCAGGTAGCCCAGGTTGCTGTACGACCATTTCTCCCCGGGCGCGAACAGCAGCTTCTGCGCCATAGCCATCTTCAGCTCTTCGTCCTCGGTGGCGTCCTTCTGCATCGGGAAGTCCTCGGGGTAGTCCCCCAGCCCCGAAGTGTGCGTCAGCAGGTGCCGCACCGTGATCCCCTTCCACTCGGCCGGCGCGTCCAGATACTTCGACACCGGGTCGTCGAGCGCCAGCTTGCCCTCGTCGACGAGCGTCATCACGGCCATCGCGGTGAACTGCTTCCCCATCGACCCCGACTGGAACACCGTCTCCGGCTTCACCGGCACGCGATGCTCCAGATTCGCCATGCCGTACCCTTCCGCGCGGACGACCCGGCCCTGCCTGCGCACCATGAGCGCCACGCCGGGAATCCTGTTCTTCGCGATGTAGGCTGTGACGAAATCCTTGACGGGGTCGCGCTCGGCGGCCTGCGCCGAAGACGCGACGACGAAGAGCAACGGAAGGACCAGGAATCCCGCTTTCATCCCGCCAAGGCTAGCACATCCCCGATCGGCTCGACTTCCACGTCTCACGAGCCGGTACGCGCCACGCTTTGCCCGATCCTCTCGCCCAAGGGACGCCGGACCAGCCATCCGGAGCCTCGGCGGCCCATTCGTTGCCCTTTTCCCGTCCATATGGCCCGAGGAGTGGCGTAGAGTTCGAGGGGTATGGGCACCCAGATGGACACCTCTTCTCGCCTGGGCTCTGACCTCGACGCGTCATGAATCGCTCTGCAGCCTCCCTCCCCTGGCTCAACCGAACCGTGATCGGCATCGGGCTGGCGAGCCTGTTCAGCGACTGGTCGCACGAGACCGCCACCACGCTCCTGCCAGCATTCCTTGCCACGATGGGAGGCGCGGCGGCGTGGCTTGGCCTCATTGAGGGGGTGTCGGATGGCCTGTCGAGCTTCGCCAAACTGACCTCCGGCTACTTCACAGATCGCTTGCCCCGTCGCAAACCCGTCGCGGTCGTGGGATACCTCGTAACGGCGATCGGTACGGCCTCCTTCGGATTGGCGACTGCGTCTTGGCACGTCCTCCTGGCGCGCGCCAGCGCGTGGCTGGGTCGCGGCGTTCGAACGCCGGTGCGGAAGGCGCTCCTGGCCGGGGCCGTGACTGCCGAGACTTACGGCCGTGCCTTCGGTTTCGAGCGCATGATGGACACGATTGGTGCAATCATCGGCCCCGCGACTGCGGTTGCCCTCCTGGCCGCGATGCATGGAAATTATCCCAGGCTCTTCGCGCTGACCCTTGTGCCCGGCCTCGTGGCGGCGGCGCTGATCGCTCTGGTCGTGCAGGAGAGGGATCGCCGGCCGGTGCCGCATCTGTCGCCGACCGGAAGCTGGCGCGCGCTCCCGGCCGACTTCAAGCGGTTTCTCGTCGCGGTGGCCGTGTTCGGGTGCGGAGACTTCGCCCACACTCTCCTGATCCTCTTCGCCGCCCAGCGTCTCTCGCCGTCCCTCGGTTCGGCCAGGGCGGCGGCCATCGCCACGAGCCTCTATCTGCTGCACAACACCCTGTACGCCGGGTTCGCGTTCGTGGGGGGCTGGCTGGCGGATCGCTGTCCTAAACGGCCGCTGCTCGCCGCCGGGTACGCTCTCGCGGCCCTCATGTCCACCGTCCTGCTGGCGCTGCCGGCGAGCGTCGGCTCCTTGTTTCTCGTGTTTTCCCTGGGGGGGATCTACGTCGCGCTGGAAGAGACGCTGGAGGATTCGATCTGCGCTGAGCTGGTCTCGCCCGACCAGCATGGGATGGCGTTCGGATGTTTGGCGACCGTCAATGGCATCGGGGACCTGGCATCGAGCGTAGTCGTCGGGGCCCTATGGACCGCCTTCGGCACCGGACCGGCCTTCGTCTACAGTGCAGTACTCTCCCTGCTCGGCGCAGGACTGATGCTGCTTAAGCGCCTTCGGTGGCGCTGAACGCCGCACTGGAACGCGCCCTCCGCACCCAACTTTATTTGGTTGCCGCTCCGGTCGGAGTCTCAATCTTTTCGACCAGCAGGTCTGTCTCCGGTTCAGACAACCAACGTCCTTGGATCGCGATGGCGTGAGACGTGCTTTCGGACAAAGCTCTTTTTAGAGCGTCCCCAGTTGAACCGGGAGACAGGCGTAGCTCCTTCGCATTCTTCATCTGGTCCAGCACGAGGACAAAACGGTCATGTCGCAGATCGAGCCTGCCGGTCACGGTGAGTCGAATCTCCTCAGGGACCGGCGTGAACCCCGAATCACGGATCGCGTCCAACATCTTCTGCGGCTCGACCCAGGCACCTGGCTTCAAAATGATCTCCAGATGGGGAGGGTCAAGAAACAGCTTCGCGTTTTCAACGCCAGCCTGGCGTTTGAGCCCCTTGACGAGGCTATACCCTCACGTCGCTCACGTTGCGCCTTTGACGCCGAGACGCACTCCCTTGACGTCGGCGGCGGCCGGCGCGAAAAAGAGCACGGCGAAAGTCACTGCCGCAAGTACCCTTCGAAAGTCCGGCATTCCAGGTTCCTCCTGTTGACGGCTCTCAGAAAAACATCTCCCATCCGGCACGCACTTCGTAATTGAAGTCCGTCTCCTCCTCGTCACCGCTCTTCAACAACGGCACGAACACTCCGACGCGGTACTGGGCTCGACCTTTGGTGATGATCGGAGTGACCTGCACGCCCGCTACTTGATGAGCGTTCTCGGCCGAGATTGCCCCTTCCAGGCGATCGTCTGCCATCGCCTCGGCATGAATTCCGACTGCCAGGTTGATCCCCAGATCCTCCGCCACGTTGGGACGCACGATCCAGCGACCGTACGCCGCATCCAGCTCGACCGCGTCGCCGCGACGGAAGCCATCGCCGAACTCATGCGTATAAAAGACGCTGGCCCAGGCCGAATCGACAAGCCGCTCGCGGTCGACTGCATATCCCATCTCGAGGCCGTGGCGGCCGCTGCCGGGTTGATCCCCGGGGGGCAGCCGAATGCCCGTGGAATCGCGTCGGTGGCTGTCGCCGGTCGGGAGCTTCCAGCCGATGATCAGTGCCTGAGCCCTTTGAAACCCCGTGTCCTGGCGCAGATGGAAGCGGTACTTCACGGAAAGCAATGCGTCGCCGACGCCGGACACCCGTGTCCGTTGAGTGATACCGCCGACCTCCTCCTCAAGATTCGTCTGTATGGCGGGTAGCGAAAGACGCACGTTCACGAAGCGGTTGATACCGTATTGCAGGCCGTATTCGGATTCGAGCTCGCGCGAACGCACGCCGTCCGACCCGGGAGGGCCGCCGTGGCGCGTGAGCCCTATCCGGATCTCGGGATGGAACACGCGCGGCCCGAAGATGGCAGGCGTCTCACCCCACAGCGGCTCGTGGGCGAAGGTCACCGCCGCGGAGCCGAGGAGGAGCCCTACGATCGCCGCGACATGGAGACAGCGCTCTGAGGCGGACAAGGATCCGGGGCTCGACCTCGTGTGCTTCGTCACGGTTTACGCGCCTGTGGGTGAAGCGGCTTTCCGCCGGCGTCCAGCGCCTCCCTGACCGCCCGCTCGATGTCCTTCTCCTCGCCCTTGAGGTAGCCGGTGTTCACGAAGCGCACGATGCCGTTCGCGTCAATGAGCACGGACGTCGGATGAGCGACGATTCCGTAGAGGTCGCCGATCCGCACCTCGGGGTCGAGCAGGATAGGGTAGGTGACGCGAATTTCCTGGATGAAGCGTGCCACTTGGTCGCGCTCCGGGTTCATCTGGGTGATCCCTATTAGCCGCAACCCACGATGTTCGTAGCGTCGGTGGAGCTTTTCGAGCTCGGGCATCTCAATGCGGCAGGGCGGGCAATTTACAGCCCAGAAATTGAGGAGGATGACATGACCGCGAAGCGCCTCCAACCCAAGCGTGCCTCCATCGATCCGGGCGCCGGAAAAAGGCGGCGCGGTCATCCCCGGCTCCACTCCGCCGGGCGAGGAAGCGGCGAAGCCGTCTGACCCCGTCAGCAAACCCAGGCTGAGGGTGAGAAGCGTGCATCTTGCTTGATGAAACTTGACCGATCGGACCCTCGGAATGAACATGGTTCTGCTCCCAAGACATCGAATGCCATCAAGCCACGCGTGGCGGGTGCCTTTGATGCTACAAGTCTGGTAGTTAAGAGGGTTTAGGAGACGGGTGGAGCGCGACTGGCACGGTAGGTCGGAGGTGGATCCGGCCGCAAATCGTCCGCTGATGCCGGCAGCTGCCCTTCAGAGGGTTGTTCGCCCGCGGACGACATCGAGGCCGGCAGGATCGCCATCTCCGGTCCATCAAGAAGCGGCGCGAGGTTCCAGACGTACGAGAAGGGCTGGCCATTGATGACCGGCTGGCAGCAATCCCGCTTCCCAGCATCCAGCTTAAGCGTCTGTACCCCAGCGGAATCCATCCCGACCGAACAACAGGGGCTCGTCGCGGCGCAGCAAAAGCTAGACACGGGGAGACCAGTTAGGAGGACGGCGATCGCGACCAGACAAGCCGCCACATGCCTGGTCCAGGATCCCCAACCGAGTCTCGATACCATGAATGGAGAATACCGCAATCGACCCGGTTCGGCAACTATCAGCCGTGGAGGGGTCAAATGAACCGAATCATGGACACGATCCGGGTTCATGAGCGCCTCAACTTCCAGCCTGTCGATCTGGAGGCCGCCACACGCGACGTGCGAGGGCTCAGACCCCAAACCAATCGGGATTATTCCTCCCAGGAAATCAGTAGATCACCCGACAGACAAATGGAGGTGTTCACCGCACGTTCCCCGTGCAAGCTCGCGAGCTAATCGATCAAGGAGGAAGGGGAGAAGACGTCCACCCTGTCCTGATGGGGCGCCGCCGGATTTCGAAAGGCGCTCTGCCGTCGACCGCCTTATCAGAGGACAGCTATGTCCCGAAGTCCTTGTACCTGTTCAGGGCGCCTGGGAGGTCGCCATGCCGCAGAACGCGTCGGTACGCTGGTCCTTCTGGAGGCTCAGGATCCCTCCACTCGCGCTCGCCACCGTCATCTTTGTCTTTGCGGTGGTGGGCCTGCCTCCGGCGATATTCCATACGACCTCCTCTCTCCCGCCCGGCGCCGCGACGCCTGCTTCTGACGAGAAGCCGATCGGTCCGCTGCGGGCGCTCGTCGCCAGCCATTCGACTCTCGCGTCCGTCGTCTATCCACAGTGGCTGCGCGGCTACCTCGAGAATGGGGGTGACCGCAACGTCGTCGTGGGCCTCGGTTCGAGACTCGGGCTCTCCACGGAGCCAAGCGAGGCCCGGGGAAGCGTCGCCCTCGACCTCGTCGGAGGATCTCTGACGGCCCGCGTCGAGGGTCTCGGCGATCAGTCGGCGGATCTCTGGTTGATCGATGACTCTGATGCGCCCGGGCTGACATCGCTTCCGGAGCCCGGCGACCACATGGTCCGCGTCGGACGGCTCGAGCAAACGGACGAGGGCGCCCGCGTTTCCGCCCATCTCGGCGCGGGGTTCTTCGGGAGCTTCGAGCTGGACACGGTGGTCGTCTCCCGGGCGGGCAGCACGCCGGCCGAGAGCCGCATCCTCCTGGGCACCCGGCCCTTCTTCGAGCGGGTCTATACGAAAAGCCGCTTGGCGGCCGAGGCCAGCCGGCCCGGAGCCCTCCACGCCTCGCTCGAATCCCTGCTGGAACCACGGCCTGCCTTCGCGGATTCCACCCAGGTCCTCATCGCCCACGGCCTGGTGAGCCAGGCGGTCGGCAACGGGGCGGATCTCTTCTTCCGCGGGACCTTCAACGGCAACGGCCGCACCTGCGGCACCTGCCATCGAGTGGAGAACAACCTGGTCGTCGAGGCGGCCTTCATCGGCACCTTGCCTTCCACCGACAAGATCTTCGTGGCCGAGTTTCCGTCGAGCCAGGGAGGTGTGCCCGGCCTCGAGCGGCCGGCGCTCATGCGCGGGTTCGGGTTGATCCTCGAGAACGTGGACGGGTTGGAGAACCCGACCGTCAAGTTCGTCATGCGCGGCGTCCCCCACACGCTCTCGGTGGGCACGTCCGTGCGGCCGCCCGCGGACGGCCGGAACGCCGTCGAACGAACGGGC
Protein-coding sequences here:
- a CDS encoding MFS transporter; this encodes MNRSAASLPWLNRTVIGIGLASLFSDWSHETATTLLPAFLATMGGAAAWLGLIEGVSDGLSSFAKLTSGYFTDRLPRRKPVAVVGYLVTAIGTASFGLATASWHVLLARASAWLGRGVRTPVRKALLAGAVTAETYGRAFGFERMMDTIGAIIGPATAVALLAAMHGNYPRLFALTLVPGLVAAALIALVVQERDRRPVPHLSPTGSWRALPADFKRFLVAVAVFGCGDFAHTLLILFAAQRLSPSLGSARAAAIATSLYLLHNTLYAGFAFVGGWLADRCPKRPLLAAGYALAALMSTVLLALPASVGSLFLVFSLGGIYVALEETLEDSICAELVSPDQHGMAFGCLATVNGIGDLASSVVVGALWTAFGTGPAFVYSAVLSLLGAGLMLLKRLRWR
- a CDS encoding TlpA disulfide reductase family protein, producing MFIPRVRSVKFHQARCTLLTLSLGLLTGSDGFAASSPGGVEPGMTAPPFSGARIDGGTLGLEALRGHVILLNFWAVNCPPCRIEMPELEKLHRRYEHRGLRLIGITQMNPERDQVARFIQEIRVTYPILLDPEVRIGDLYGIVAHPTSVLIDANGIVRFVNTGYLKGEEKDIERAVREALDAGGKPLHPQARKP
- a CDS encoding serine hydrolase domain-containing protein; amino-acid sequence: MKAGFLVLPLLFVVASSAQAAERDPVKDFVTAYIAKNRIPGVALMVRRQGRVVRAEGYGMANLEHRVPVKPETVFQSGSMGKQFTAMAVMTLVDEGKLALDDPVSKYLDAPAEWKGITVRHLLTHTSGLGDYPEDFPMQKDATEDEELKMAMAQKLLFAPGEKWSYSNLGYLTLGVLIHKVSGKFYGDLLAERVFRPLGMTRTRIISESDIVPDRAAGYRIVDDEIKNQEWVAPSLNTTADGSLYFTVLDLAKWDEALEAGKIVSRSSYDAMWSPVRLNDGSSEPYGFGWGIHRAANGHRLIDHSGSWQGFQTYIGRYPDDRLTVAVLCNMAGATPSYIARRVAGMYDAALVPPPRKGVKLDAAKVKRFAGVYRLEEDRLAIGVLGPAGRLQAKTQGLLRDLMPESETDFFEEDSDRTYHFVVQDGAVTGVEVAVPETIVFRKVE